The DNA sequence GATCGAGTCGTTCGCGCCCCGTGCCGAGGTCATACACGTCGACATCGATCCCGCCGAGATATCGAAGAACATCCACGCCGACATACCCATTGTCGGGGACGCGAAGGAGGTCACACGTAACCTCAACGACTACATAGAAGCCGAGTTCTCGTCACCCGACACAGCCGACTGGCTTGAGAAGATCGACGACTGGAAGGCGAAGTACCCGATGGAGTACGAAGACGACGAGGACAGTCTCAAGCCACAGTACGTCATTGAGGAGATCGACAGGATGACTCCCGACGACACCGTCGTCACGACGGGAGTCGGACAGCACCAGATGTGGGCGGCTCAGTGGTACACCTACAAGGAGCCGCGAACGTGGGTGTCGAGCGGCGGACTCGGTGCGATGGGTGTGGGGCTCCCGATGGCGATAGGAGCCAAGTACGGGGCTCCCGACCAGGAAGTCGTCTGTATAGACGGGGACGGCTCGTTCCTGATGACGGTACAGGAGCTCTCGACCGCCGTCCGTGAGGAGCTCGACATCACGGTCGCGATACTCAACAACTACTACCTCGGAATGGTGAGGCAGTGGCAGGAGCTCTTCAACGACGAGAGGTACGCCGAGTCGGAGATGGAGAAGCTACCACAGTTCGACAAGATCGCAGAGGCGTTCGGCGCTCACGGGGAGCGCGTCGAGTCCGAGGACGAGGTCGAGGACGCACTCGAAGCCGCGTTCGAGTACGACGGTCCGAGCGTCATCGACTTCATAATCGATCCGATGGAGAACGTCTTCCCGATGGTTCCGGCGGGAAGCGGAAACGACGAGTTCATAATGGGCAAAGGAAGTCCCGGGAGTAGAATATCATGAGTCAGCCACAGAGAGAACCAAGCGGAGTCCGTAAGGGAGAGTCTGAGAAGGGAGACGGAGTCAGGGAGCACACACTCGCAGTTCTCGTCGAGAACAAGCCGGGTGTTCTTTCTCGCGTATCGGGTCTCTTCACACGGAGAGGCTTCAACATAGACTCGCTCGCAGTCGGCGAGACCGAGAACCCCAACTACTCACGTATGACGATAGTAGTTAAGGCAGACGACAAGACGATAGAGCAGGTCTCGAAACAGCTCAACCGTCTCATAGAGGTCATAAAGGTCTCGAACCTCACAGAGGACGAGTCGGTCGAACGCGAGCTTGCGATGGTAAAGGTCTCGTCGGACGAGGAGGTCAGGAGCGAGATAATGCAGATAACCGACATCTTCCGTGCGACAGTAGTCGACGTCGGAAGAGAGTCGCTCGTAGTCGAGGTCACGGGCGACTCCGACAAGATAGAGGCGATAGTCGACATGTTGCGCCAGTTCGGAATACGTGAGATGGTCAGAACCGGAAAGATCTCTCTCGCGAGAGGTCCTAAGACGACGAAGGCGGACTGAAACGAGACGAGAGAGTAGGATAGGGAAGACTAATAACCCTCTGTTCATACCATACGGATAGAAACAATGACTGACACAGACGTAGATACGGATCCAGACACGGAGATAGACGCTTACTACGACG is a window from the Candidatus Afararchaeum irisae genome containing:
- the ilvN gene encoding acetolactate synthase small subunit — its product is MSQPQREPSGVRKGESEKGDGVREHTLAVLVENKPGVLSRVSGLFTRRGFNIDSLAVGETENPNYSRMTIVVKADDKTIEQVSKQLNRLIEVIKVSNLTEDESVERELAMVKVSSDEEVRSEIMQITDIFRATVVDVGRESLVVEVTGDSDKIEAIVDMLRQFGIREMVRTGKISLARGPKTTKAD